One region of Mucilaginibacter sp. 14171R-50 genomic DNA includes:
- the rfbC gene encoding dTDP-4-dehydrorhamnose 3,5-epimerase yields MTLTETIIPGVFLVEPRVFPDDRGYFFESYSKRAFEEAGIHADFVQDNQSLSQKNTVRGLHAQAPPHAQGKLVRVVQGAVLDVAVDARKGSPTYGRHVAYELSAQNKLQLWVPPGCVHGFLTLVNDTVFIYKVSGGLYNKASEIGVAWNDPELAIGWGIAEKDALLSAKDQVQPAFKDFESPFNF; encoded by the coding sequence ATGACGCTTACCGAAACCATTATACCCGGCGTATTCCTTGTTGAGCCAAGGGTTTTTCCTGACGACAGGGGCTACTTTTTTGAAAGCTACAGCAAACGGGCTTTTGAAGAAGCGGGGATACATGCGGATTTTGTACAGGATAATCAGTCCTTATCACAAAAAAACACCGTGCGGGGCCTGCATGCCCAGGCGCCACCACACGCGCAGGGCAAACTGGTGAGGGTGGTGCAGGGCGCTGTTTTAGATGTAGCCGTTGATGCCCGTAAGGGATCGCCCACGTATGGCCGTCATGTAGCGTACGAACTATCGGCCCAAAACAAACTACAGCTTTGGGTTCCGCCGGGCTGTGTACACGGTTTTTTGACGCTGGTTAACGATACCGTTTTTATTTATAAAGTAAGCGGCGGCCTTTACAACAAAGCATCAGAAATTGGCGTAGCCTGGAACGACCCGGAATTGGCTATAGGCTGGGGTATTGCCGAAAAAGACGCCCTGTTATCTGCCAAAGACCAGGTGCAGCCCGCTTTTAAGGATTTTGAAAGCCCTTTTAATTTCTAA
- a CDS encoding tetratricopeptide repeat protein has translation MKRLYVFMLLTLICVTKLLAQNNDLLLARQYAANGEEQKALDIYQKLFKQDNEAYYQQYFNTLVNFKKFDEAESITKKMLRKYPGNNEYTIALGSIYTQQGNTAKADELYDNLIKNMPADQGAISAIASQFYQSANTDYAIRIFLQGRKLLHNDAAFAFELITLYRYKRDKAALTEEYLNFLPTNPVFVTQAEGTLAAVYEGPGDYDMLKTALLRRIQKDPQQVVYTNLLIWQFIQQKDYDMAINQALALSRRQNSDGSDIFELCRTLVAAEAYDAAIRGYEYIISQGNKADQNYISAKIELINTKNLKVTSGQYVQADLLGLEKDYNDLLNEIGRNRGTVFAMQKLANLQAFKLHKLKDAQTLLESAIAIPGVRPALVAACKLDLADVYLLNNQPWDATLLYSQVEKDNPNTALAQDAMLRNAKMAYYTGDFNWARRQLDILKAATTQLIANDALNLSLLITDNLNADSSGNALKIYARADLLIFAGQTEKALLTLDSIDKKYPGNALEADILMAKARIMIQQKNYPNAVVLLKNIAENHSYDLWADDAVFMLGDIYETKLNDAAIAKTYYQKIITDYPGSLWLNDARKRFRLLRGDKNDAS, from the coding sequence ATGAAGCGACTGTATGTATTTATGCTGCTGACACTTATTTGCGTCACAAAACTTTTGGCCCAGAATAACGACCTGTTGCTGGCGCGGCAATACGCTGCCAACGGCGAAGAGCAAAAGGCCCTTGATATTTATCAAAAGCTGTTTAAACAGGATAATGAAGCCTATTACCAGCAATATTTTAACACCCTGGTAAACTTTAAAAAATTTGATGAAGCCGAAAGCATCACCAAAAAAATGTTACGCAAATACCCGGGCAACAACGAATATACCATTGCGCTTGGCTCGATTTATACGCAGCAGGGCAACACCGCTAAAGCAGATGAACTATATGATAACCTGATCAAAAACATGCCTGCCGATCAAGGCGCCATATCGGCCATTGCATCGCAGTTTTACCAGAGCGCCAATACCGATTATGCCATCAGGATATTTTTGCAGGGGCGTAAACTGTTACATAATGATGCCGCTTTTGCTTTTGAGCTGATAACTCTTTATCGTTACAAACGCGATAAAGCCGCGCTTACTGAGGAGTACCTGAATTTTTTACCCACCAACCCGGTATTTGTAACCCAGGCCGAAGGTACGTTGGCAGCCGTTTATGAGGGGCCCGGGGACTACGACATGCTGAAAACCGCCCTGCTAAGGCGCATTCAGAAAGACCCGCAGCAGGTAGTTTATACCAACCTGCTTATATGGCAGTTTATACAGCAAAAAGACTATGATATGGCCATTAACCAGGCGTTGGCATTAAGCCGCCGGCAAAACAGCGATGGCTCTGATATATTTGAGCTTTGCCGAACGCTGGTTGCTGCCGAAGCTTATGACGCGGCCATACGGGGCTACGAATACATTATAAGCCAGGGCAATAAGGCCGACCAAAATTATATATCAGCTAAAATAGAGCTTATTAACACCAAAAACTTAAAGGTAACATCGGGCCAGTATGTACAGGCCGACCTGCTGGGGCTCGAAAAAGATTATAACGACCTGCTGAACGAGATAGGCCGCAACCGGGGCACCGTTTTTGCCATGCAAAAGCTGGCCAACCTGCAGGCTTTTAAGCTGCATAAGCTTAAAGATGCGCAAACATTGTTAGAGAGCGCCATCGCCATACCCGGCGTTAGGCCCGCCCTTGTAGCCGCCTGTAAGCTTGACCTGGCAGATGTTTACCTGTTAAACAACCAGCCCTGGGATGCCACCCTGTTATACAGCCAGGTAGAAAAAGACAACCCCAATACCGCCTTAGCACAGGATGCTATGTTACGGAACGCCAAAATGGCCTATTATACCGGTGACTTTAACTGGGCGCGCCGTCAGCTTGATATATTAAAGGCCGCCACCACGCAGCTTATAGCTAACGATGCGCTTAACCTGTCGTTATTGATAACCGATAACCTCAACGCCGACAGCAGCGGCAACGCCCTGAAGATATACGCCAGGGCCGACCTGCTGATATTTGCCGGGCAGACCGAAAAGGCCCTGCTTACACTGGATAGTATTGATAAAAAATATCCGGGCAACGCTCTTGAAGCGGATATACTAATGGCGAAAGCCCGTATCATGATACAGCAAAAAAATTATCCCAACGCGGTAGTGCTGTTAAAGAACATTGCCGAAAACCACAGCTATGACCTTTGGGCCGATGATGCCGTATTTATGCTGGGTGATATCTACGAAACAAAGTTGAACGACGCCGCCATTGCTAAAACCTATTATCAAAAGATAATTACTGATTACCCAGGCAGCCTTTGGCTGAACGATGCCCGCAAAAGGTTCAGGCTGCTAAGGGGCGACAAGAATGATGCGAGCTGA
- a CDS encoding DUF4286 family protein, producing MIVYNDTVILDETVEQEWLDWIKNVHIPAVMATGCFSSYRLLTIIDSPNDGITYCIQFNADTIEQFQEYYRTHLFKFQDLHQQQFNERFVLFNTLMKTVD from the coding sequence ATGATAGTTTACAACGACACCGTAATTTTAGATGAAACCGTTGAACAGGAGTGGCTCGACTGGATAAAAAATGTGCATATACCGGCCGTTATGGCAACAGGCTGCTTCAGCTCGTACCGGTTGCTCACCATTATCGATTCGCCTAACGATGGCATCACTTACTGCATACAATTTAATGCCGATACTATAGAGCAGTTCCAGGAGTATTATCGCACCCATTTATTTAAGTTCCAGGATTTACATCAGCAGCAATTTAACGAGCGTTTTGTACTGTTCAATACCTTAATGAAAACGGTTGACTAA